One window from the genome of Fusobacteriaceae bacterium encodes:
- a CDS encoding acetyl-CoA carboxylase carboxyltransferase subunit alpha, protein MEFEHDIIQIENKILELKNFAKEMQIDLTEEIARLNREKEEKLKEIYSNLTSWDKVFISRHPKRLYTMDYIEQITTNFVELHGDRLFREDPAIVGGFCKLEGRRIMVVGHQKGRTTDEKLFRNFGMANPEGYRKALRLFKLADRFRIPIVTFIDTPGAYPGIEAEEHGQGEAIARNLMEMSGLRVPMISVVIGEGGSGGALGLGVTNRILMLEHSVYSVISPEGCAAILYKDASKASEAAENLKISAQDLLTLGVIDRIIPEPVGGVHRNPEEAAENVKKALLETLDGLCALTEAELMADRYQKFRNIGFFLEGQAKEDQ, encoded by the coding sequence ATGGAGTTTGAACACGACATTATCCAGATAGAGAACAAAATCCTCGAGCTCAAGAATTTCGCTAAAGAAATGCAAATTGACCTCACGGAAGAAATCGCTCGGCTGAATCGCGAAAAAGAGGAAAAACTCAAGGAAATCTACAGCAATCTGACGTCCTGGGACAAGGTTTTCATTTCCCGGCACCCCAAAAGACTCTATACGATGGACTATATCGAACAGATCACGACGAACTTTGTGGAACTCCACGGCGACAGGCTGTTCCGGGAAGATCCCGCCATAGTCGGGGGCTTTTGCAAGCTGGAGGGCCGCAGGATCATGGTCGTGGGCCATCAAAAGGGCCGGACCACCGACGAAAAGCTTTTCCGCAACTTCGGCATGGCCAATCCCGAAGGCTACCGGAAGGCGCTCAGGCTCTTCAAGCTGGCGGACCGCTTCCGGATCCCCATCGTGACCTTTATCGATACACCCGGGGCCTATCCCGGCATCGAGGCCGAAGAGCACGGGCAGGGCGAGGCCATCGCCCGGAATCTCATGGAAATGAGCGGCCTTAGGGTACCGATGATCTCCGTGGTCATCGGGGAAGGCGGCAGCGGCGGGGCTCTGGGTCTCGGCGTCACGAACCGGATCCTGATGCTGGAACACTCGGTCTATTCGGTCATTTCTCCCGAAGGCTGCGCGGCCATCCTGTACAAAGACGCCTCCAAAGCCTCGGAAGCGGCGGAAAATCTGAAAATATCCGCTCAGGATCTCCTGACTCTGGGCGTCATCGACCGGATCATTCCGGAACCTGTGGGGGGCGTTCACCGCAATCCTGAGGAAGCGGCGGAAAATGTAAAAAAGGCCCTGCTGGAGACCCTGGACGGGCTTTGCGCCCTGACGGAAGCGGAACTCATGGCCGACCGCTACCAAAAATTCAGAAACATCGGCTTTTTCCTCGAGGGACAAGCGAAAGAAGATCAATAA
- the accD gene encoding acetyl-CoA carboxylase, carboxyltransferase subunit beta: MKLFKSNFSLTRGRKKYVTLTVDSQEEKQVQFEEKKKIESKKTDLWIKCPSCQEILYRVDLERNLEKCPRCDYYFNMSARDRIALLIDEGTFTETQTAMESGNPLSFPGYGEKYAEAKSELEMTDGVVTGTGNIGGIRVSIAVMDFRFFGGSMGSVVGEKITDAIELALAEKIPVIVVASSGGARMHEGILSLMQMAKTSAALEKLRMAGIPFISVPVNPTTGGVTASFAMLGDIIISEPKALIGFAGRRVIEQTIKQKLPEGFQTSEFLQKAGMIDVIAKREDLKQTLAAILSNIVVSDGEGSGTYGV; this comes from the coding sequence ATGAAACTGTTCAAGAGCAATTTTTCACTGACGCGGGGGCGGAAAAAATACGTCACCCTGACCGTGGATTCCCAGGAAGAAAAACAAGTTCAGTTTGAGGAAAAGAAAAAAATAGAGAGCAAAAAGACCGATTTGTGGATCAAATGCCCCAGTTGTCAGGAAATCCTGTATCGGGTGGATCTGGAACGCAACCTTGAAAAATGCCCGCGTTGCGACTATTATTTCAACATGTCGGCCAGAGACCGCATTGCCCTTCTGATCGACGAAGGGACCTTCACGGAGACCCAAACGGCCATGGAGAGCGGCAACCCCCTCTCTTTCCCGGGCTACGGGGAAAAATACGCCGAAGCCAAGAGCGAGCTTGAAATGACGGACGGCGTCGTTACCGGGACCGGCAACATCGGCGGAATCCGGGTGTCCATCGCCGTCATGGACTTCCGCTTTTTCGGGGGCAGCATGGGTTCCGTGGTCGGAGAAAAGATTACGGACGCCATCGAGCTGGCCCTCGCGGAAAAAATCCCCGTGATCGTCGTGGCCTCCTCGGGCGGGGCGCGCATGCACGAAGGGATCCTTTCCCTGATGCAGATGGCCAAGACGTCGGCGGCGCTGGAGAAATTACGCATGGCCGGCATCCCCTTTATTTCCGTGCCGGTCAATCCCACGACTGGCGGCGTGACGGCTTCCTTTGCCATGCTGGGCGACATCATCATCAGCGAGCCCAAGGCCCTGATCGGCTTCGCGGGACGGCGCGTCATCGAGCAGACCATCAAGCAAAAGCTGCCCGAGGGTTTCCAGACCAGCGAATTTTTGCAGAAAGCGGGCATGATCGACGTTATCGCCAAGCGGGAAGACCTGAAGCAAACGCTGGCCGCCATTTTAAGCAATATTGTGGTTTCCGACGGCGAAGGAAGTGGGACATATGGAGTTTGA
- a CDS encoding hydratase — protein sequence MIKLTKGGAYLINGREIVEEHNEKELQARLGRKISREEAKKQTISYGILASHNTSGDMEKLKIKFDSMTSHDITFVAIIQTAKASGMEKFPLPYVLTNCHNSLCAVGGTINEDDHLFGLSAARKYGGVYVPPHIAVLHQYMREMMAGGGRMILGSDSHTRYGALGTMAVGEGGGELVKQLLGDTWDISYPGVVGVYLQGKPAPGVGPQDVALAIIGAVFKNGYVNNKIMEFTGPGVSSMTTDYRNGIDVMTTETTCLSSIWRTDDDTKMYLETHGRGGDYKELNPGEVAWYDGMIVVDLGKIKPMIALPFHPSNVYPIAEFNANAGDILRKVEEDAARLIENKEVKIDFTGKLTGGKLRVEQGIIGGCAGGNYTNVMEAAHLLKGKSCGNGAFSLSIYPSSQPVFVDLLKKQAITDLTEAGAIIRTAFCGPCFGAGDTPANGSLSIRHNTRNFPNREGSIPTNGQLSAVALMDARSIAATAANGGILTAASDVAEDYVVPAYTFDDGVYQKRVYFGFGKAEPGAELIYGPNIKDWPEQSVLTENILLKVVSKILDPVTTTDELIPSGETSSYRSNPLGLAEFALFRRDPGYVGRAKAVDAVERARREGKSPLDTDPDLAGIFEKIAALPGQSGIDPAQTEIGSVIYAKKPGDGSAREQAASSQRVLGGLANIASEYATKRYRSNLLNWGMIPFLLAGEPDFAVGDWIYVPGIKSALNGDTRAIKAWVLSGTPREIALSIAPLTDAEKRILKAGSLINDNKK from the coding sequence ATGATCAAACTGACAAAAGGCGGCGCTTACCTCATCAACGGGAGGGAAATCGTCGAAGAGCATAACGAAAAAGAGCTTCAGGCCCGCCTTGGCCGGAAAATCTCCAGAGAAGAGGCGAAAAAGCAGACCATATCCTACGGGATCCTCGCGTCCCACAACACTTCGGGCGACATGGAAAAGCTCAAGATCAAATTCGATTCCATGACGTCCCACGACATCACTTTCGTAGCGATTATCCAGACCGCCAAGGCCTCGGGCATGGAAAAATTCCCGCTGCCCTATGTGCTGACCAACTGCCACAACAGCCTTTGCGCCGTAGGCGGGACCATCAACGAGGACGACCATCTCTTCGGGCTTTCGGCGGCGCGAAAATACGGCGGCGTTTACGTTCCCCCGCACATCGCGGTCCTCCATCAGTATATGCGGGAAATGATGGCTGGCGGCGGCCGCATGATCTTGGGCTCCGATTCCCATACCCGCTACGGGGCTCTGGGGACCATGGCTGTGGGCGAAGGGGGCGGCGAGCTTGTAAAACAGCTCCTTGGCGACACCTGGGATATCTCTTATCCCGGGGTTGTGGGCGTCTATCTCCAAGGGAAGCCCGCGCCCGGCGTGGGACCCCAGGACGTGGCGCTCGCCATCATCGGGGCCGTATTCAAAAACGGCTATGTGAACAATAAAATCATGGAATTCACGGGCCCGGGCGTATCGTCCATGACGACGGATTACCGAAATGGCATAGACGTCATGACGACGGAAACGACTTGTCTTTCCTCCATCTGGCGGACCGATGACGATACAAAAATGTATCTTGAAACCCATGGCAGGGGCGGCGATTATAAAGAGCTCAACCCCGGAGAAGTCGCCTGGTATGACGGGATGATCGTTGTGGATCTCGGGAAAATCAAGCCCATGATCGCGCTTCCTTTCCACCCCAGCAATGTCTATCCCATCGCTGAGTTCAACGCCAATGCCGGCGATATCCTGCGAAAGGTCGAGGAAGACGCGGCGCGGCTCATCGAAAATAAAGAAGTCAAAATCGATTTTACCGGAAAGCTCACGGGTGGAAAACTCCGGGTCGAGCAGGGCATCATCGGCGGCTGCGCCGGAGGAAATTATACCAACGTCATGGAAGCGGCTCACCTCCTCAAGGGAAAATCCTGCGGGAACGGCGCCTTTTCCCTTTCCATTTACCCCTCGTCCCAGCCGGTCTTTGTGGACTTGCTGAAAAAGCAGGCAATCACGGACCTGACCGAGGCCGGGGCCATTATCCGGACCGCTTTCTGCGGACCCTGTTTCGGGGCCGGGGACACCCCCGCCAACGGGTCGCTCAGCATCCGGCACAACACGCGGAATTTCCCCAATCGGGAAGGCTCCATCCCCACGAACGGACAACTGTCGGCGGTAGCCCTGATGGACGCCCGCTCCATCGCGGCCACAGCGGCCAATGGCGGGATCCTGACGGCGGCAAGCGATGTGGCCGAGGATTATGTCGTACCGGCTTATACCTTCGACGACGGCGTCTACCAAAAACGGGTGTATTTCGGCTTCGGAAAGGCGGAACCCGGAGCGGAGCTGATCTACGGGCCCAACATCAAGGACTGGCCCGAGCAGAGCGTTCTTACGGAGAATATCCTCCTCAAAGTTGTCTCAAAAATTCTCGATCCCGTAACGACCACCGATGAGTTGATCCCCTCGGGGGAGACGTCTTCCTACCGCTCCAACCCGCTGGGCTTGGCGGAATTTGCCCTTTTCCGCAGGGATCCCGGCTATGTGGGACGGGCCAAGGCCGTGGACGCCGTGGAGCGGGCGAGACGGGAAGGAAAATCTCCCCTCGATACCGATCCGGATTTGGCAGGAATCTTCGAAAAGATTGCGGCGCTGCCGGGGCAAAGCGGGATTGATCCGGCGCAGACGGAAATCGGCAGCGTCATCTACGCGAAAAAACCCGGAGACGGCTCTGCCCGGGAGCAGGCCGCCAGCTCTCAAAGAGTATTGGGAGGGCTCGCCAATATCGCTTCCGAATACGCGACGAAACGCTATCGCTCCAATCTCCTCAACTGGGGGATGATTCCCTTTCTGCTGGCGGGAGAGCCTGATTTCGCGGTGGGGGACTGGATCTATGTCCCCGGGATCAAAAGCGCCCTCAACGGAGACACGCGGGCGATCAAGGCCTGGGTTTTGAGCGGGACGCCGCGGGAAATCGCGCTTTCCATCGCGCCTCTGACCGACGCCGAAAAGCGTATTCTCAAGGCCGGTTCTCTGATCAACGACAATAAAAAATGA
- a CDS encoding DUF4143 domain-containing protein — protein MNTRYLPRIADEKLKLMLATSGATLIVGPKWCGKTRTAEEMAKSVLYMQDPDNSAAYKQLADTKPSKLLEGDVPRLLDEWQTAPVLWNAVRFAVDRRRERGQFILTGSVIPPDYPDMHTGTGRISRMTMRTMSLFETGESTGGISLRDLFDGKTELFDENKLTIEKIAYILTRGGWPEAVCEENEIYARRIAYNYLDAVANQDMSDIDGVERNPVRVYALMRSVARNISTQANTSTLVKDLIANDEGLSDKTVNDYLDALKKLFVLEDLPAWSPHLRSKRAIRTTAKRHFTDPSIATAALGADAKMLFQDFNLFGLLFESLCIRDLRIYTDALDGAVFHYRDQTNFEVDAIIQLRDARWAAVEIKMGAGAIEKAAENLLKFRDNIDTNKTPPPSFLMVMTGTQYAFQMKNGVWIVPVGCLRN, from the coding sequence ATGAATACCCGCTATCTGCCGCGCATTGCGGATGAAAAATTGAAGTTGATGCTTGCCACGTCGGGGGCGACGCTGATTGTGGGTCCCAAATGGTGCGGGAAGACCCGGACTGCCGAAGAAATGGCCAAAAGCGTTTTATATATGCAGGATCCGGATAATTCTGCGGCTTATAAGCAACTTGCCGATACAAAACCTTCAAAATTGTTGGAAGGAGACGTCCCCCGGCTTCTCGATGAATGGCAGACGGCGCCCGTTTTGTGGAATGCCGTCCGTTTTGCCGTTGACAGACGGCGGGAACGAGGTCAATTCATCCTGACCGGATCCGTTATCCCGCCGGACTATCCGGACATGCACACGGGCACAGGCCGGATCAGCCGGATGACCATGCGGACCATGTCACTTTTTGAAACCGGAGAATCCACCGGTGGAATCTCCTTGCGGGATCTGTTTGACGGAAAAACGGAACTGTTCGACGAGAACAAGCTGACCATCGAAAAAATCGCGTATATTCTTACCCGCGGAGGTTGGCCGGAAGCGGTTTGCGAAGAGAATGAAATTTACGCGCGGCGAATTGCATATAACTACCTGGATGCCGTGGCAAATCAAGATATGTCCGACATTGACGGCGTGGAAAGAAATCCTGTCCGGGTATACGCCCTGATGCGATCCGTCGCGAGAAATATCTCTACGCAGGCCAATACAAGCACGCTGGTGAAGGACCTCATCGCAAATGACGAAGGATTGTCGGACAAGACCGTCAACGATTATCTCGACGCGCTGAAAAAGCTTTTTGTTTTGGAGGATCTGCCCGCATGGAGTCCTCATCTTCGTTCCAAAAGAGCGATCCGCACCACGGCGAAACGGCATTTTACAGACCCGTCCATTGCCACCGCAGCTTTAGGCGCCGATGCCAAAATGCTTTTTCAGGATTTCAACTTGTTTGGATTGTTGTTCGAATCCTTGTGTATCCGGGATTTGCGAATCTACACGGACGCTTTGGATGGGGCCGTGTTTCATTATCGTGACCAGACCAATTTCGAAGTGGACGCGATTATACAACTGCGGGACGCCCGCTGGGCCGCTGTGGAAATCAAAATGGGCGCCGGCGCCATCGAAAAGGCGGCGGAAAATCTCTTGAAATTCAGAGATAATATCGATACGAACAAAACGCCGCCTCCTTCTTTTTTGATGGTGATGACCGGCACGCAATACGCGTTTCAAATGAAAAACGGCGTGTGGATCGTTCCCGTCGGCTGTCTTCGAAATTGA